Proteins encoded within one genomic window of Thioploca ingrica:
- a CDS encoding NADH-quinone oxidoreductase subunit F, translating to MANELCFKNIHLENSWTLPVYEGTGGYQALRKILQEQPAPQHIIDQLKASALRGRGGAGFSAGLKWSFMLPVRDKPVQKYIVCNSDEGEPGTFKDRDILRYNPHAVIEGMAIAGYTVGATVGYNYIRGEFCEPIDRFEAAIQEAYDAGLLGKNILGSGIDFDLHTHYGAGAYICGEETALLESIEGKKGQPRYKPPFPAAYGLYGKPTTINNTETLASVPSIINNGADWFLKIGKPNNGGPKLFSISGHVNKPGNYEIPMGTPFKELLEMAGGVRQGHKLKAVIPGGSSTPVVKGEVMMDLTMDYDSIASAGSMLGSGAVIVMDDTTDMVKVLARICHFYYEESCGQCTPCREGTGWLSRVVHRIYHGEGRQEDLDLLLDVADKISGRTICALGDAAAMPVISFVKNFREEFQHYIEQRKSMV from the coding sequence ATGGCTAATGAACTTTGTTTTAAAAATATCCATTTAGAAAATTCATGGACGTTGCCAGTTTATGAAGGTACCGGGGGTTATCAAGCCCTACGCAAAATTTTACAAGAACAACCCGCACCGCAACACATTATTGATCAATTAAAAGCCTCCGCTTTACGTGGACGCGGGGGTGCTGGTTTTTCCGCCGGTTTAAAATGGAGTTTTATGTTGCCAGTACGAGATAAACCCGTACAAAAATATATCGTCTGTAATTCCGACGAAGGCGAACCCGGTACTTTTAAAGACCGCGATATCTTGCGTTATAACCCCCACGCTGTGATTGAAGGTATGGCGATAGCCGGTTACACTGTCGGCGCAACGGTAGGCTACAACTACATTCGCGGTGAATTCTGCGAACCGATTGATCGCTTTGAAGCCGCTATCCAAGAAGCTTATGACGCTGGATTGCTCGGTAAAAATATTCTCGGTTCCGGAATCGATTTTGACTTGCATACTCATTACGGTGCGGGTGCTTACATCTGCGGTGAAGAAACGGCTTTATTAGAATCCATCGAAGGCAAAAAAGGTCAACCGCGTTACAAACCGCCATTTCCCGCCGCTTATGGGTTATACGGTAAACCCACTACTATTAATAACACCGAAACCCTAGCCTCCGTTCCTAGCATTATCAACAATGGTGCAGATTGGTTCTTAAAAATCGGCAAGCCCAACAATGGTGGTCCCAAACTTTTTTCTATCTCTGGACATGTGAATAAACCCGGCAATTATGAAATTCCGATGGGAACCCCTTTTAAAGAATTACTAGAAATGGCAGGCGGTGTGCGCCAGGGACACAAACTTAAAGCCGTCATTCCAGGTGGTTCCTCCACGCCGGTAGTTAAAGGCGAGGTGATGATGGACTTAACCATGGATTATGATTCCATCGCCAGCGCGGGTTCCATGTTAGGTTCCGGCGCCGTTATTGTCATGGACGACACCACCGATATGGTCAAAGTACTCGCCCGTATTTGCCATTTTTACTACGAAGAATCCTGTGGACAATGTACACCCTGCCGCGAAGGTACCGGTTGGCTGTCACGAGTCGTCCATCGGATTTACCACGGCGAAGGACGCCAAGAAGATCTTGATTTATTACTAGATGTTGCTGACAAAATTAGCGGGCGGACGATTTGTGCATTAGGAGACGCAGCGGCGATGCCAGTGATTAGTTTTGTGAAGAACTTTCGCGAGGAGTTTCAGCATTATATTGAGCAGAGGAAGAGTATGGTTTAG